A region from the Silene latifolia isolate original U9 population chromosome 7, ASM4854445v1, whole genome shotgun sequence genome encodes:
- the LOC141592080 gene encoding uncharacterized protein LOC141592080, with protein sequence MESEGGGIVAAAPTTPRLSSQQSTLRDSFNVRDLANGLNTITIVDHSNNTASQRPISNLTLGAVLNGTKKPSSPKNVVVRNLLEIIRNDDTINSGGSPNSKTSWKSFKEKLTRKKSQNSSSGRWTSSMPVPQSDVLPSSRSGRDLMLNRNSLRNSLRNNSIRRIDGVPADDMTLLEVDSGGSPRSGGSFRLSATLAAEREETRKRLSRELDEDGNNDEASKDSEHQDEDEDEDEEEDDEDGPNFGAPSNQPMKMSLMDLLEETDRQAGIDGPTYRLDDEEEEDDEEEEEEAEEEEALEEELGKGEFSCCVCQVRHKGAGFIPCGHNFCRLCSRELFVQKGNCPLCNNFILEILDIF encoded by the coding sequence ATGGAAAGTGAGGGTGGTGGCATTGTCGCTGCTGCTCCTACAACTCCGAGATTGTCCTCCCAACAATCAACACTTCGAGATTCTTTTAATGTACGTGACCTTGCGAATGGCTTAAACACGATCACCATTGTTGACCATAGTAATAATACCGCAAGCCAACGACCTATTTCCAATCTTACCCTTGGTGCTGTCCTCAACGGGACCAAGAAACCGTCGTCTCCTAAAAACGTTGTTGTCCGAAACCTCCTTGAGATCATACGCAACGACGACACCATAAACAGTGGAGGGTCGCCTAATAGTAAAACCTCCTGGAAGTCTTTTAAAGAGAAGCTTACGCGTAAAAAGAGTCAGAATTCGAGTTCTGGTAGGTGGACTTCTTCAATGCCGGTCCCACAATCTGACGTGTTACCAAGTTCGAGATCAGGGAGAGACCTGATGTTGAACAGGAACTCCCTAAGGAATTCCCTTAGGAACAATTCAATAAGACGAATTGATGGTGTTCCAGCCGATGACATGACTTTGTTAGAGGTTGATAGTGGTGGGTCCCCTAGGAGTGGGGGTAGTTTCCGGCTGTCAGCTACTTTGGCAGCGGAGAGGGAGGAGACGCGTAAGAGACTATCTAGGGAGTTAGATGAGGACGGGAATAATGATGAGGCGAGCAAGGATAGTGAACATCAGgacgaggatgaggatgaggatgaggaggaagacgatgagGATGGGCCAAATTTTGGTGCTCCCTCAAATCAACCTATGAAGATGTCTTTGATGGATTTACTGGAAGAGACGGATAGGCAAGCCGGAATAGATGGGCCCACATATAGGTTGGATGACGAGGAAGAGGAGGATGacgaggaagaagaggaagaggcagAAGAAGAAGAGGCGTTGGAGGAGGAACTCGGGAAAGGGGAGTTTTCTTGTTGTGTTTGTCAAGTGAGGCATAAAGGAGCTGGTTTCATACCTTGTGGTCATAACTTTTGCAGGTTGTGTTCTAGGGAACTCTTTGTTCAAAAAGGGAATTGCCCGCTTTGTAATAATTTCATTTTGGAGATTCTTGATATCTTCTAA
- the LOC141592081 gene encoding protein XRI1-like isoform X1 — MDYHHDDDNQSWAWQGDDVYLLADAQIEDISCMFEETTPIKSCGDLSYYFDDCGEANSKSPQEGKEYASQIKRRRILEFDCVDEGIASSCFKSKERVNAHGAVLRELDACFQEFLPPTIEDFRQSEAWLAECLNDSDLNISSDDGNVSSTSGTQISVNEVCDENPDSGSSMVQRPVRSFRNITFKGRKSYMKAPSETPSSIVYPFDIIKPCGIHGDVTLEDINQRIHSPPPSKPKEDSIYPTSAFSGKPVVGKTKIPTKGGKGSITIMRTKG, encoded by the exons ATGGATTATCATCACGATGACGACAA TCAGTCATGGGCGTGGCAAGGCGACGATGTATATCTTCTGGCAGATGCTCAAATAG AAGATATATCTTGCATGTTTGAGGAAACTACGCCGATTAAGTCTTGTGGAGACCTTTCTTACTATTTTGATGATTGCGGTGAGGCCAATAGTAAGTCTCCTCAAGAGGGCAAAGAGTATGCTTCTCAAATCAAGCGACGAAGGATACTGGAATTTGATTGTGTTGATGAAGGAATTGCATCCTCCTGTTTCAAATCTAAG gAGCGAGTCAATGCTCATGGTGCTGTCCTGCGTGAATTGGACGCATGCTTTCAAG AATTTTTACCTCCTACTATCGAAGACTTTAGACAATCTGAAGCTTGGCTTGCTGAATGCCTCAATGATAGTGACTTGAATATTAGCTCTGATGACGG GAACGTGTCTTCCACATCTGGTACTCAGATCAGTGTAAATG AGGTTTGTGATGAGAATCCTGATTCTGGATCAAGTATGGTTCAACGACCAGTTAGGAGCTTCCGAAATATTACATTCAAAG GCAGGAAATCATACATGAAGGCGCCATCAGAAACGCCGTCATCTATAGTTTATCCATTTGATATTATTAAACCTTGCGGGATTCATGGAGATGTAACTCTTGAAGACATTAACCAGCGTATTCACTCTCCACCCCCATCGAAGCCTAAGGAAGACAGTATTTACCCAACTTCAGCATTTTCAGGTAAACCAGTTGTCGGAAAAACCAAAATCCCGACTAAAGGTGGAAAAGGTTCCATCACAATCATGAGAACCAAAGGATGA
- the LOC141592081 gene encoding protein XRI1-like isoform X2 translates to MDYHHDDDNQSWAWQGDDVYLLADAQIEDISCMFEETTPIKSCGDLSYYFDDCGEANSKSPQEGKEYASQIKRRRILEFDCVDEGIASSCFKSKERVNAHGAVLRELDACFQEFLPPTIEDFRQSEAWLAECLNDSDLNISSDDGNVSSTSGTQISVNEVCDENPDSGSSMVQRPVRSFRNITFKGNHT, encoded by the exons ATGGATTATCATCACGATGACGACAA TCAGTCATGGGCGTGGCAAGGCGACGATGTATATCTTCTGGCAGATGCTCAAATAG AAGATATATCTTGCATGTTTGAGGAAACTACGCCGATTAAGTCTTGTGGAGACCTTTCTTACTATTTTGATGATTGCGGTGAGGCCAATAGTAAGTCTCCTCAAGAGGGCAAAGAGTATGCTTCTCAAATCAAGCGACGAAGGATACTGGAATTTGATTGTGTTGATGAAGGAATTGCATCCTCCTGTTTCAAATCTAAG gAGCGAGTCAATGCTCATGGTGCTGTCCTGCGTGAATTGGACGCATGCTTTCAAG AATTTTTACCTCCTACTATCGAAGACTTTAGACAATCTGAAGCTTGGCTTGCTGAATGCCTCAATGATAGTGACTTGAATATTAGCTCTGATGACGG GAACGTGTCTTCCACATCTGGTACTCAGATCAGTGTAAATG AGGTTTGTGATGAGAATCCTGATTCTGGATCAAGTATGGTTCAACGACCAGTTAGGAGCTTCCGAAATATTACATTCAAAG GAAATCATACATGA